One genomic segment of Ancylobacter sp. IITR112 includes these proteins:
- a CDS encoding efflux RND transporter periplasmic adaptor subunit — MSDNRFGTDAVPNSLAHVAVARETTARSRRAGWREAGLALTLALLATTGAAFVAWPSSTALATDPAPAEAAAPPAMPVEVAVLKTRDTMKWDEFSGRLRAVEVVEVRPRVAGAVEKIHFREGALVKQGDLLVSIDPAPFQAALDRAEALREAAAARVELTRSELERGKQLVDNRTVSVRDLDQRTNAYREAQANLQAADAAVQSAKLDLGYTEVRAPVDGRVGRIEVTVGNLVAAGASSPVLTSLVSVDPIYVSFDADENTVAEALASVGEHDVALTEIDQIPVEITTATTGVRPVRGHLQLVDNQVDASTGTFRLRAVFENKDGRLVPGQFARVKMGRARTEPALAVNERAIGTDQDKKFVFVVGDDNKAVWRKVTLGPPADGLRVITEGLKEGERIVVNGLQRVRPGAVVAPEVVPMESASAAAATDPNTAVAAR, encoded by the coding sequence ATGAGTGACAACCGCTTCGGCACCGACGCCGTCCCGAACTCCCTCGCACACGTTGCTGTCGCCCGCGAGACAACCGCCCGTTCCCGACGCGCCGGCTGGCGCGAGGCCGGGCTCGCCTTGACGCTTGCCCTGCTGGCCACCACCGGCGCGGCTTTCGTCGCCTGGCCGAGTTCCACCGCGCTCGCCACCGATCCCGCGCCGGCGGAAGCCGCCGCCCCGCCGGCCATGCCTGTGGAGGTCGCGGTACTGAAGACGCGCGACACGATGAAATGGGACGAGTTCTCCGGCCGCCTGCGCGCGGTGGAGGTGGTGGAGGTCCGCCCGCGCGTCGCCGGTGCGGTGGAGAAGATCCATTTCCGCGAGGGCGCGCTGGTCAAGCAGGGCGACCTGCTGGTCAGCATCGACCCGGCGCCGTTCCAGGCCGCGCTCGACCGGGCGGAAGCCCTGCGCGAAGCCGCCGCCGCCCGCGTCGAGCTCACCCGCAGCGAATTGGAGCGCGGCAAGCAACTGGTCGACAACCGCACCGTGTCGGTGCGCGACCTCGACCAGCGCACCAACGCCTATCGCGAGGCGCAAGCCAATTTGCAGGCGGCGGACGCTGCCGTGCAGTCGGCCAAGCTCGATCTCGGCTATACCGAGGTGCGCGCGCCGGTCGATGGCCGGGTCGGGCGGATCGAGGTGACGGTCGGCAATCTCGTCGCCGCCGGCGCGTCCTCGCCGGTGCTCACCAGCCTCGTCTCGGTCGATCCGATCTATGTCAGCTTCGATGCCGACGAGAACACCGTCGCCGAGGCCCTGGCCTCGGTCGGCGAGCATGACGTGGCGCTGACGGAGATCGACCAGATTCCGGTCGAGATCACCACCGCCACCACCGGCGTGCGACCCGTGCGCGGCCATCTGCAACTGGTCGACAACCAGGTGGATGCCTCCACCGGCACGTTCCGCCTTCGCGCCGTGTTCGAGAACAAGGACGGCCGCCTCGTTCCCGGCCAGTTCGCCCGGGTGAAGATGGGCCGCGCCAGGACCGAGCCGGCTCTGGCGGTGAATGAGCGTGCCATCGGCACCGACCAGGACAAGAAGTTCGTCTTCGTCGTCGGCGACGACAACAAGGCCGTCTGGCGCAAGGTCACGCTCGGCCCGCCGGCCGACGGGCTGCGCGTCATCACCGAGGGGCTGAAGGAGGGCGAGCGCATCGTCGTCAACGGCCTGCAGCGGGTGCGTCCCGGCGCGGTGGTCGCGCCGGAAGTCGTGCCCATGGAATCCGCTTCCGCCGCCGCCGCGACGGACCCGAACACCGCCGTCGCCGCGCGCTGA
- a CDS encoding alpha/beta hydrolase translates to MTARWTEAELDIDGEALAARVYRPATPLRPVPLVLHLHGGCFVDGDLDCSAHLCRIMAEAGAVVVSIDYPLAPEHPFPAALNLSFKALGHLCAERAKWAGRGARLFVAGEEAGANLATALTLMARDQQAPPLAGQILISPMVDPSLCSGSIHAASAGASGCKWADGWHGYLGSADRAAHPYAAPLGSRRLGGLAPALIVTSADCPIRDESLAYAERLRAGGVAVESHLLEGTDCEAESIDAALEAAPLWEGVLRDLFSTFLAAHSAAPLRTIRA, encoded by the coding sequence ATGACCGCAAGGTGGACCGAGGCAGAGCTGGACATTGACGGGGAGGCGCTGGCCGCGCGCGTCTATCGCCCCGCCACGCCGCTGCGCCCGGTGCCGCTGGTGCTGCATCTGCATGGCGGCTGCTTCGTCGACGGCGACCTCGACTGCAGCGCGCATCTGTGCCGCATCATGGCCGAGGCCGGCGCGGTGGTGGTGTCCATCGACTATCCGCTGGCGCCCGAACACCCCTTTCCGGCAGCGCTCAACCTCTCTTTCAAGGCGCTCGGCCATCTCTGCGCCGAGCGGGCGAAATGGGCGGGGCGCGGGGCGCGGCTGTTCGTGGCCGGCGAGGAGGCCGGCGCCAATCTCGCCACCGCGCTCACCCTGATGGCGCGCGATCAGCAGGCGCCACCGCTGGCCGGGCAGATCCTGATCTCGCCCATGGTCGATCCCAGCCTGTGCTCGGGCTCGATCCATGCGGCCTCGGCGGGCGCGTCGGGGTGCAAATGGGCCGATGGCTGGCACGGCTATCTCGGCAGCGCCGACCGCGCCGCCCACCCCTATGCCGCCCCGCTCGGCTCGCGCCGGCTGGGCGGGCTCGCCCCGGCGCTGATCGTCACCTCGGCGGACTGCCCGATCCGCGATGAAAGCCTCGCCTATGCCGAGCGCCTGCGCGCCGGCGGGGTGGCGGTGGAAAGCCATCTGCTCGAAGGCACCGATTGCGAAGCCGAGAGCATCGACGCCGCGCTGGAGGCCGCCCCGCTGTGGGAAGGCGTTCTGCGCGACCTGTTCAGCACCTTTCTGGCGGCGCACTCCGCCGCCCCACTTCGCACCATTCGGGCCTGA
- a CDS encoding LysR substrate-binding domain-containing protein — MDQIAAMRAFVRVVEAGTFSRAADLLDMPKPTVTKHIQQLEAHLRTKLLNRSTRRVAVTPDGAAYYERAVALLSDLDELDGSMTRSQASPAGRLRIDVPSSLALYALIPALPDFFARYPDIQLDLGVTDRPVDLLAENVDCAIRGGDLSDPTLIARRIGSLQLMHYASPAYIARHGLPEHPRDLAAGHRVVGYFSARTGRPMAFDMVRGEEIYELRLPHVLATNDSTAYLAAGLAGLGITQTIEAMIGPYLESGALVRVLPEWHAGPIVLHVVYAPNRHLSSRLRVFVDWVAELFGSGGAYRPAAPALHLPVQAPG; from the coding sequence ATGGACCAGATAGCTGCGATGCGCGCCTTTGTCCGGGTGGTGGAGGCCGGCACGTTCAGCCGCGCCGCCGACCTGCTCGACATGCCCAAACCCACCGTGACCAAGCATATCCAGCAGCTTGAGGCGCATCTGCGCACCAAACTGCTCAACCGCTCGACCCGCCGCGTCGCCGTCACCCCCGACGGCGCCGCCTATTACGAGCGGGCGGTGGCGCTGCTCTCCGATCTCGACGAGCTCGACGGCTCGATGACCCGGTCGCAGGCGAGCCCGGCCGGCCGGCTGCGCATCGACGTGCCGTCCTCGCTGGCGCTCTATGCCCTCATCCCCGCCCTGCCGGACTTCTTCGCCCGCTATCCCGACATCCAGCTCGATCTCGGCGTCACCGACCGACCGGTGGACCTGCTGGCGGAGAATGTCGACTGCGCCATTCGCGGTGGCGACCTCAGCGATCCGACTCTGATCGCCCGCCGCATCGGCTCCTTGCAGCTCATGCACTACGCGTCGCCCGCCTATATCGCCCGCCATGGTCTGCCGGAGCACCCGCGCGACCTCGCGGCCGGGCACCGCGTCGTCGGCTATTTCAGCGCCCGCACCGGGCGGCCGATGGCGTTCGACATGGTGCGCGGCGAGGAGATTTATGAGTTGCGCCTGCCGCATGTGCTGGCGACCAATGATTCCACCGCCTATCTCGCCGCCGGTCTCGCCGGGCTCGGCATCACCCAGACCATCGAGGCGATGATCGGTCCCTATCTGGAGAGCGGCGCGCTGGTGCGTGTCCTGCCGGAATGGCACGCCGGGCCGATCGTGCTGCATGTCGTCTACGCGCCAAACCGGCATCTGAGCAGCCGGCTGCGGGTTTTCGTCGACTGGGTGGCGGAACTGTTCGGCTCCGGCGGCGCCTATCGCCCCGCCGCGCCGGCGCTGCACCTGCCGGTGCAGGCGCCGGGCTGA
- the scpA gene encoding methylmalonyl-CoA mutase: MSRIPDFAAREWRAPRPAAAPAGTEPWITPEGLAVKPLYGPSDIAGLAVVDSYPGLAPFLRGPYPTMYATQPWTIRQYAGFSTAEDSNAFYRRNLAAGQKGLSVAFDLATHRGYDSDHPRVAGDVGMAGVAIDSIYDMRTLFSGIPLDQMSVSMTMNGAVLPILALYVVAAEEQGVKPAQLSGTIQNDILKEFMVRNTYIYPPTPSMRIISDIFAFTSKEMPRFNSISISGYHMQEAGATQDLELAYTLADGVDYVRAGMAAGLPIDLFAPRLSFFWAIGMNFFMEVAKLRAARLIWAKLMTELGARNPKSLPLRTHCQTSGWSLTAQDVFNNVMRTMVEAMAATQGHTQSLHTNALDEALALPTDFSARIARNTQLLLQQESGTTRAIDPWGGSFFVERLTADLARKALGHIAEVEALGGMAKAIEAGIPKLRIEEAAATTQARIDSGAQTVVGVNKYRPDREMPVDVLKVDNSAVRAAQLDKLARLKAERDREGVAAALAALENGARGGANLLALAIDAARAKATVGEMSDALERVFGRHRAEIRAVSGVYRREAGAMGDRVAKVRARVEAFEREEGRRPRLLVAKVGQDGHDRGQKVIASAFADLGFDVDIGPLFATPEEAARQAVENDVHVIGISSLAAGHLTLVPQVKAALAAQGRPDIMVVVGGVVPPQDYEAVRAAGAEAIYPPGTVIAEAAGELVDTLASRLGHTKDAAE; encoded by the coding sequence ATGAGCCGCATTCCCGATTTCGCCGCGCGGGAGTGGCGCGCCCCCCGCCCCGCCGCAGCGCCGGCCGGTACCGAGCCGTGGATCACGCCGGAAGGTCTGGCGGTCAAGCCGCTTTACGGCCCGTCCGACATTGCCGGCCTCGCCGTCGTCGACAGCTATCCCGGCCTCGCGCCGTTCCTGCGCGGGCCCTACCCCACCATGTACGCCACTCAGCCCTGGACCATCCGGCAATATGCCGGCTTCTCCACGGCCGAGGATTCCAACGCCTTCTACCGCCGCAACCTCGCGGCCGGGCAGAAGGGGCTGTCGGTCGCCTTCGATCTCGCCACCCATCGCGGCTACGATTCCGACCATCCGCGCGTGGCCGGCGATGTCGGCATGGCGGGCGTGGCGATCGACTCGATCTATGACATGCGCACGCTGTTCTCCGGCATCCCGCTCGACCAGATGAGCGTGTCGATGACCATGAACGGGGCGGTGCTGCCGATCCTGGCGCTTTATGTCGTGGCGGCGGAGGAGCAGGGGGTGAAGCCGGCCCAGCTCTCCGGGACCATCCAGAACGACATCCTCAAGGAGTTCATGGTCCGCAACACCTATATCTACCCGCCCACGCCGTCGATGCGGATCATCTCCGACATTTTCGCTTTCACCTCCAAGGAGATGCCGCGCTTCAACTCGATCTCGATCTCCGGCTATCACATGCAGGAGGCGGGCGCGACGCAGGATCTTGAACTCGCCTATACGCTCGCCGACGGCGTCGATTATGTGCGCGCCGGCATGGCGGCGGGGCTGCCGATCGACCTCTTCGCGCCGCGCCTGTCCTTCTTCTGGGCGATCGGCATGAATTTCTTCATGGAGGTCGCAAAGCTGCGGGCCGCCCGGCTGATCTGGGCGAAGCTGATGACCGAGCTCGGCGCGCGGAACCCGAAGTCGCTGCCGCTGCGCACCCATTGCCAGACCTCGGGCTGGAGCCTCACCGCGCAGGACGTGTTCAACAATGTGATGCGCACCATGGTGGAGGCGATGGCGGCGACGCAGGGCCACACCCAGTCGCTGCACACCAACGCGCTCGACGAGGCGCTGGCGCTACCGACCGACTTTTCCGCCCGCATCGCCCGCAACACGCAGCTTCTGCTGCAGCAGGAGAGCGGCACGACGCGGGCCATCGACCCCTGGGGCGGCTCGTTTTTCGTGGAAAGGCTGACCGCCGATCTCGCGCGCAAAGCGCTCGGCCATATTGCCGAGGTGGAAGCGCTGGGCGGCATGGCGAAGGCGATCGAGGCCGGCATCCCCAAGCTGCGCATAGAGGAAGCCGCCGCCACCACCCAGGCGCGGATCGATTCCGGCGCGCAGACCGTGGTCGGCGTCAACAAATACCGGCCCGACCGGGAAATGCCGGTCGACGTGCTGAAGGTCGACAATTCCGCCGTGCGGGCGGCGCAGCTCGACAAGCTGGCGCGGCTCAAGGCCGAACGCGACCGCGAGGGCGTCGCGGCCGCGCTGGCGGCGCTGGAAAATGGCGCGCGCGGCGGGGCGAACCTGCTCGCCCTCGCCATCGACGCCGCCCGCGCCAAGGCGACGGTGGGCGAGATGTCCGACGCGCTGGAGCGCGTCTTCGGCCGGCACCGGGCGGAAATCCGCGCCGTGTCCGGGGTCTACCGGCGGGAGGCGGGAGCGATGGGCGACCGGGTGGCCAAGGTGCGCGCGCGCGTCGAGGCGTTCGAGCGCGAGGAGGGCCGGCGTCCGCGCCTGCTGGTCGCCAAGGTCGGGCAGGACGGGCATGATCGCGGGCAAAAGGTGATCGCCTCCGCCTTCGCCGATCTCGGCTTCGATGTCGATATCGGCCCGCTCTTCGCCACCCCTGAAGAAGCCGCCCGTCAGGCGGTGGAGAACGACGTGCACGTGATCGGCATCTCCTCGCTCGCTGCCGGCCACCTCACTTTGGTGCCGCAGGTGAAGGCGGCGCTGGCGGCGCAGGGGCGGCCGGACATCATGGTGGTGGTCGGCGGCGTGGTGCCGCCGCAGGACTATGAGGCCGTGCGCGCCGCCGGGGCGGAGGCGATCTACCCTCCCGGCACGGTGATCGCGGAAGCCGCCGGCGAACTGGTCGACACGCTGGCCTCCCGCCTCGGCCACACCAAAGACGCGGCGGAATAG
- a CDS encoding methylmalonyl-CoA mutase family protein, whose amino-acid sequence MDPRPLDLALDSFPPATRADWLALVDGVLKGAPYAARMLTRTADGDSLDALPERRADAAPIAGRPPGAPWKVIARIDHDDPASANAQMLADLDGGADGISLVFASAPSAEGFGLTLRHEELVAALDGLLPEMATLRVEAGAYQGRDIALALARLFEKTDPAALDLRFGLDPIGDFAALGAAPLDGEALAARLGQTVTALHGRGLVAPMVRADGRVHHAAGATDAQELAAVLATATAYLRALDAAGLPLDGAARLIEVTLTADVDQFGTQAKPRAFRLLWQAVLEECGLAPAPIALHMETAWRALTRHDAHVNLLRGTLAAFAAGVGGADSVTVLPFTQALGLPDADARRLARNTQLILMEESNLHRVADPGAGAGAIEERTEKLAAAAWELFRAIEREGGMVESLAAGAWQRRVAEARRARAQEVATRRRPLTGTSEFPLLTEAAAGVLAPARRRTAGAPSEGALMCEPLIGERLAEPFERLREAAAASRPQVFLAALGTPADSATRAGFARAAFEAGGIAATGADGFSDLPSLVAAFRASGAALACLCGSDANYAERAVEAAQALKAAGARAIILAGKPGMEEAAQRAAGIDAYLFAGLDLVAFLREMQAVLGIARRLEP is encoded by the coding sequence ATGGACCCGCGCCCGCTCGACCTCGCCCTCGACAGCTTCCCCCCGGCCACGCGCGCGGACTGGCTGGCGCTGGTCGACGGCGTGCTGAAGGGGGCGCCCTATGCCGCGCGCATGCTGACGCGCACCGCCGATGGCGACAGTCTCGACGCCCTGCCCGAGCGGCGGGCCGACGCCGCACCGATCGCCGGGCGGCCGCCCGGCGCGCCGTGGAAAGTGATCGCCCGGATCGACCATGACGACCCCGCCAGTGCCAATGCGCAGATGCTGGCCGATCTCGACGGCGGCGCCGATGGCATCTCGCTCGTCTTCGCCTCGGCGCCCTCGGCCGAGGGCTTCGGCCTGACGCTGCGCCACGAGGAACTGGTGGCGGCGCTGGACGGGCTGCTTCCCGAAATGGCGACGCTGCGGGTGGAGGCCGGTGCCTATCAGGGCCGCGACATCGCCCTCGCGCTGGCCCGGCTGTTCGAGAAAACGGACCCGGCCGCGCTCGATCTGCGCTTCGGGCTCGATCCAATCGGCGATTTCGCCGCGCTCGGCGCCGCGCCGCTCGACGGTGAAGCGCTGGCGGCCCGGCTCGGCCAGACCGTCACCGCGCTGCACGGACGAGGCCTGGTGGCGCCGATGGTGCGGGCGGACGGGCGGGTGCACCACGCGGCCGGCGCCACCGATGCGCAGGAACTCGCCGCCGTGCTGGCGACCGCAACCGCCTATCTGCGCGCGCTGGACGCCGCCGGCCTGCCGCTGGATGGAGCGGCGCGGCTGATCGAGGTGACGCTGACCGCCGACGTCGACCAGTTCGGCACGCAGGCCAAGCCGCGCGCCTTCCGCCTGCTGTGGCAGGCGGTGCTGGAAGAGTGCGGCCTCGCCCCCGCGCCCATCGCGCTGCATATGGAGACCGCCTGGCGCGCGCTCACCCGTCACGATGCCCATGTGAACCTGCTGCGCGGGACGCTCGCCGCCTTTGCCGCCGGCGTCGGCGGGGCGGACAGCGTGACCGTGCTGCCCTTCACCCAGGCGCTCGGCCTGCCGGATGCGGATGCGCGGCGGCTGGCGCGCAATACGCAGCTCATCCTGATGGAGGAGTCCAACCTCCACCGCGTCGCCGATCCCGGCGCCGGGGCCGGCGCCATCGAGGAGCGGACGGAGAAGCTGGCCGCCGCAGCCTGGGAGCTGTTCCGCGCCATCGAGCGCGAGGGCGGCATGGTGGAATCGCTCGCCGCCGGCGCCTGGCAGCGGCGAGTGGCCGAGGCGCGGCGCGCACGCGCGCAGGAGGTGGCGACGCGGCGGCGGCCGCTCACCGGCACCTCGGAGTTTCCGCTGCTGACGGAAGCGGCGGCGGGCGTGCTCGCCCCCGCCCGCCGCCGCACCGCCGGCGCTCCCTCCGAAGGCGCGCTGATGTGCGAGCCGCTGATCGGCGAGCGGCTGGCCGAACCGTTCGAGCGGCTGCGCGAGGCGGCGGCAGCGAGCCGGCCGCAGGTGTTTCTCGCCGCCCTCGGCACGCCGGCCGACAGCGCCACCCGCGCCGGCTTCGCCCGCGCCGCCTTCGAGGCGGGCGGCATCGCCGCGACCGGCGCGGACGGCTTCAGCGACCTGCCATCGCTGGTGGCGGCGTTCCGCGCCTCCGGCGCCGCCCTCGCCTGCCTGTGCGGGTCGGACGCGAACTATGCCGAGCGGGCGGTCGAGGCGGCGCAGGCCCTGAAGGCCGCCGGCGCCCGCGCCATCATCCTCGCCGGCAAGCCCGGCATGGAGGAAGCGGCGCAGCGCGCCGCCGGCATCGACGCCTATCTCTTCGCCGGCCTCGACCTCGTGGCCTTTCTGCGCGAGATGCAGGCGGTTCTCGGCATTGCCCGGAGGTTGGAACCATGA
- a CDS encoding acetyl-CoA carboxylase biotin carboxylase subunit, producing MFSKILIANRGEIACRVIKTARRMGIKTVAVYSDADRDALHVEMADEAVHIGPAPAAQSYLDAEKIIAAAKQTGAEAIHPGYGFLSERASFATALKEAGLVFIGPNPGAIEAMGDKIESKKAAAAAGVSTVPGYLGVIEDAAHAARIADEIGYPVMIKASAGGGGKGMRIAHSRDEVQEGFERARSEAKSSFGDDRVFVEKFIVQPRHIEIQVLGDKHGNVVYLGERECSIQRRNQKVVEEAPSPLLDEATRRKMGEQAVALAKAVNYDSAGTVEFVAGQDRSFYFLEMNTRLQVEHPVTELVTGIDLVEQMIRVAAGEKLSLTQDDVKLNGWAVESRVYAEDPYRGFLPSIGRLTRYRPPAEGVNDGITVRNDTGVYEGGDISLFYDPMIAKLITHAPTREQAIEAQAEALDAFAIDGIQHNIPFLAALMGHERWRAGRLSTGFIAEEYRDGFHPTAPSEKLARRLAAVAAVIDNVGNARKRKISGQLAGRPVVFEHQRVVRLGELTLACEVDRAAGGFIVSFLDDAGRPLSTHELRSGWHPGDPVWSGVFDEEAISVQVRPRLNGVALAHRGIAVEAIVYTRREAELAALMPVKEQAGSGKHLLCPMPGLVVAIAVSEGQEVKAGETLAIVEAMKMENVLRAERDATIAKVHAKAGDSLAVDAVILDFA from the coding sequence ATGTTCTCCAAGATCCTCATCGCCAACCGTGGCGAGATCGCCTGCCGGGTCATCAAGACCGCCCGGCGCATGGGCATCAAGACCGTCGCGGTCTATTCCGACGCCGACCGCGACGCGCTGCATGTGGAAATGGCGGATGAGGCGGTGCATATCGGCCCCGCCCCGGCGGCCCAGTCCTATCTCGATGCGGAGAAGATCATCGCCGCCGCCAAGCAGACCGGGGCGGAGGCGATCCACCCCGGCTATGGCTTCCTGTCCGAGCGGGCGAGCTTCGCCACCGCGCTGAAAGAAGCCGGCCTCGTGTTCATCGGCCCCAATCCGGGGGCGATCGAGGCGATGGGCGACAAGATCGAATCCAAGAAGGCGGCGGCGGCGGCCGGGGTTTCCACCGTGCCGGGCTATCTCGGCGTGATCGAGGATGCGGCGCATGCCGCCCGCATCGCCGACGAGATCGGCTATCCCGTCATGATCAAGGCTTCGGCCGGCGGCGGCGGCAAGGGCATGCGCATCGCCCATTCGCGCGACGAGGTGCAGGAGGGGTTCGAGCGCGCCCGCTCGGAGGCGAAGTCCTCTTTCGGCGACGACCGGGTGTTCGTCGAGAAGTTCATCGTCCAGCCGCGCCATATCGAAATCCAGGTGCTGGGCGACAAGCATGGCAACGTCGTCTATCTCGGCGAGCGCGAATGCTCGATCCAGCGCCGCAACCAGAAGGTGGTCGAGGAAGCCCCCTCGCCGCTTCTGGACGAAGCCACCCGCCGGAAGATGGGCGAACAGGCGGTGGCGCTGGCCAAGGCCGTCAACTACGACAGCGCCGGCACGGTGGAATTCGTCGCCGGGCAGGACAGGTCGTTCTATTTCCTTGAAATGAACACCCGCCTGCAGGTGGAACATCCGGTAACGGAACTCGTCACCGGCATCGACCTCGTGGAACAGATGATCCGCGTCGCCGCCGGCGAAAAGCTGAGCCTCACGCAGGACGACGTGAAGCTGAACGGCTGGGCGGTTGAATCGCGCGTCTATGCCGAAGACCCCTATCGCGGCTTCCTGCCGTCCATCGGCCGGCTCACCCGCTATCGCCCCCCGGCGGAGGGCGTGAATGACGGCATTACCGTGCGCAACGACACCGGCGTCTATGAGGGCGGCGACATCTCGCTGTTCTACGACCCGATGATCGCCAAGCTGATCACCCACGCCCCGACGCGCGAACAGGCCATCGAGGCGCAGGCGGAGGCGCTCGACGCCTTCGCCATTGACGGCATCCAGCACAATATTCCGTTCCTCGCGGCGCTGATGGGCCATGAGCGCTGGCGGGCGGGCCGGCTCTCCACCGGCTTCATCGCCGAGGAATACAGGGACGGCTTCCACCCCACCGCGCCGAGCGAAAAGCTCGCCCGCCGGCTGGCGGCGGTGGCGGCGGTGATCGACAATGTCGGCAATGCGAGGAAGCGCAAGATTTCCGGCCAGCTCGCCGGGCGGCCGGTGGTGTTCGAGCATCAGCGCGTGGTGCGCCTCGGCGAGTTGACGCTGGCCTGCGAGGTCGACCGCGCGGCGGGCGGCTTCATCGTCAGCTTCCTCGATGACGCCGGACGGCCGCTTTCCACCCATGAGCTGCGCTCGGGCTGGCATCCCGGCGATCCCGTGTGGAGCGGCGTGTTCGACGAGGAGGCGATCAGCGTGCAGGTGCGCCCGCGTCTCAATGGCGTGGCGCTGGCCCATCGCGGCATCGCGGTGGAGGCGATCGTGTACACCAGGCGCGAGGCGGAACTCGCCGCGCTGATGCCGGTGAAGGAACAGGCCGGCAGCGGCAAGCACCTGCTCTGCCCGATGCCGGGGCTTGTCGTCGCCATCGCGGTGAGCGAGGGGCAGGAGGTGAAGGCGGGCGAAACGCTGGCCATCGTGGAGGCGATGAAGATGGAGAATGTGCTGCGCGCCGAGCGCGACGCCACCATTGCCAAGGTGCACGCGAAAGCCGGCGACAGCCTGGCCGTCGATGCCGTCATCCTCGATTTCGCCTGA
- a CDS encoding acyl-CoA carboxylase subunit beta: protein MKPILDELEQRRAGARAGGGEKRVAAQHRRGKLTARERLELLLDTGSFEEFDTFVQHRCTDFGMDKAEKIPGDGVVTGWGTVNGRKVFVFAKDFTVFGGSLSEAHAAKITKIQDMALKVRAPIIGLFDAGGARIQEGVAALGGYGEVFRRNVVASGVIPQISVIMGPCAGGDVYSPAMTDFIFMVRDTSYMFVTGPEVVKTVTNESVTAEELGGAKVHTTKSSVADGAFENDVECLLQMRRLIDFLPACNRSGVPVWPSFDDGERLDPSLDTLVPENPNKPYDMKELIGKVADEGDFFEIQEGFAKNILTGFGRVEGRTVGFVANQPMVLAGVLDADASRKAARFVRFCDAFDIPIVTFVDVPGFLPGTAQEYGGLIKHGAKLLFAYSQATVPLVTVITRKAFGGAYDVMASKHIGGDVNYAWPTAQIAVMGAKGAVEIIFRADIDDPEKIAARTREYEQRFLSPFVAAERGYIDEVITPRATRRRIARALAMLASKKIEAPMKKHDNLPL from the coding sequence ATGAAGCCCATTCTCGACGAACTCGAACAACGCCGCGCCGGCGCGCGCGCTGGCGGCGGCGAAAAGCGCGTGGCCGCACAACACAGACGCGGCAAGCTCACCGCCCGCGAGCGGCTGGAACTGCTGCTCGACACCGGCTCGTTCGAGGAATTCGACACCTTCGTCCAGCACCGCTGCACCGATTTCGGCATGGACAAGGCCGAGAAGATCCCCGGCGACGGTGTCGTCACCGGCTGGGGCACGGTGAACGGGCGCAAGGTGTTCGTCTTCGCCAAGGACTTCACCGTGTTCGGCGGCTCTTTGTCGGAAGCCCACGCCGCCAAGATCACCAAGATCCAGGACATGGCGCTGAAGGTGCGCGCGCCGATCATCGGCCTGTTCGATGCCGGCGGCGCCCGCATCCAGGAAGGCGTGGCGGCGCTCGGCGGCTATGGCGAGGTGTTCCGGCGCAACGTCGTCGCCTCCGGCGTCATTCCGCAGATTTCCGTCATCATGGGCCCCTGCGCCGGCGGCGATGTCTATTCGCCCGCCATGACCGATTTCATCTTCATGGTGCGCGACACCAGCTACATGTTCGTCACCGGGCCGGAGGTGGTGAAGACCGTCACCAATGAAAGCGTGACGGCGGAAGAACTCGGCGGCGCCAAGGTGCACACGACGAAATCCTCCGTCGCCGACGGCGCGTTCGAGAACGATGTCGAATGCCTGTTGCAGATGCGCCGGCTGATCGACTTCCTGCCCGCCTGCAACCGCTCCGGCGTGCCGGTGTGGCCGAGCTTCGACGATGGCGAGCGGCTCGACCCCTCGCTCGACACGCTGGTGCCGGAGAACCCGAACAAGCCCTACGACATGAAGGAACTGATCGGAAAGGTCGCCGACGAGGGCGATTTCTTCGAGATCCAGGAGGGCTTCGCGAAGAACATCCTCACCGGCTTCGGCCGGGTGGAAGGGCGCACGGTCGGCTTTGTCGCCAACCAGCCGATGGTGCTGGCCGGCGTGCTCGACGCCGACGCCTCGCGCAAGGCGGCGCGTTTCGTGCGCTTCTGCGATGCTTTTGACATTCCGATCGTCACCTTTGTCGACGTGCCCGGATTTTTGCCCGGCACGGCGCAGGAATATGGCGGGCTGATCAAGCACGGTGCCAAGCTGCTCTTCGCCTACTCGCAGGCGACCGTGCCGCTGGTGACGGTGATCACGCGAAAAGCCTTTGGCGGCGCCTATGACGTGATGGCCTCCAAGCATATTGGCGGCGATGTGAACTATGCCTGGCCCACCGCGCAGATCGCGGTGATGGGGGCGAAGGGCGCGGTGGAGATCATCTTCCGCGCCGACATTGACGACCCCGAGAAGATCGCGGCGCGGACGAGGGAATATGAGCAGCGCTTCCTCTCGCCCTTCGTCGCGGCGGAGCGCGGCTATATTGACGAGGTGATCACGCCACGCGCGACGCGCAGACGCATCGCGCGGGCGCTGGCGATGCTGGCCTCGAAGAAGATCGAAGCGCCCATGAAGAAGCACGATAATCTGCCGTTGTGA